In one Desulfobaculum bizertense DSM 18034 genomic region, the following are encoded:
- a CDS encoding DVU_1553 family AMP-dependent CoA ligase: MLKPALDIWLGQRMGWPLSAGFPSPQDVRIWQMSLLRQTIRHVQKHSTHYARTLAGISACSIQDPQEMAQLPFTTPAELRANPDAFLCVPQDEIARTITLSSSGTSGTPKRLSFTDEDLRLSSEFFHYGMWPLLAPKETVYTILPGTRPGGVGDIFRSAIAQRKASAIFPADPQDIPQMLAEIRRSSARALLGPPAHVFALAQMWSAQKLPKNQIRAVLMCWDSCPAAAQHRIREAFGCDIYQHWGMTETCLGGAVESLPGQGMNIREPDLFLEIIDPATGALCPEDCWGELVLSTLSRKAMPLLRYRTGDRARILSGFAPRGTHLRRLELGGRLNAGVPLANGARLTQSMLDDALLPHPKLLHFSSEYSWPQNRLSICPDLLAPTPKAETELRDAILQLPCCKMAPIPDIHIIPGRTDGTLHAGFEKRTCVSTHTEVQFA, encoded by the coding sequence ATGCTCAAGCCAGCGCTTGATATTTGGCTCGGACAACGTATGGGCTGGCCCCTGAGCGCAGGCTTTCCCTCTCCGCAAGATGTCCGCATCTGGCAGATGAGCCTTTTGCGCCAGACAATACGGCACGTTCAAAAACACAGTACGCACTACGCCAGAACTCTTGCCGGAATCTCAGCCTGTAGCATTCAAGACCCTCAGGAAATGGCACAGCTTCCTTTCACCACTCCTGCAGAGCTTCGGGCAAATCCCGATGCATTTCTGTGCGTTCCGCAAGACGAAATAGCCCGAACAATCACGCTGAGTAGCTCCGGGACGTCTGGCACGCCTAAACGCCTCTCGTTCACAGACGAAGACCTGCGCCTAAGCTCAGAGTTCTTTCATTATGGCATGTGGCCCCTGCTTGCGCCCAAGGAAACGGTCTACACCATCCTGCCCGGCACCCGCCCCGGTGGCGTGGGAGACATCTTCCGCTCAGCCATAGCCCAGCGAAAGGCTTCTGCGATATTCCCTGCCGACCCGCAGGACATCCCTCAAATGCTCGCAGAAATCCGCAGAAGCTCAGCCCGCGCCCTGCTCGGTCCGCCCGCCCATGTCTTTGCTCTGGCCCAAATGTGGAGTGCCCAAAAGCTGCCCAAAAACCAGATCCGGGCAGTGCTCATGTGCTGGGACAGCTGTCCTGCCGCAGCACAGCATCGCATCCGAGAGGCCTTTGGCTGCGACATCTACCAACACTGGGGAATGACAGAGACCTGCCTTGGTGGTGCGGTGGAAAGTCTGCCTGGGCAGGGCATGAACATTCGGGAACCAGACCTTTTTTTGGAAATCATTGATCCAGCCACGGGCGCACTGTGCCCAGAAGACTGCTGGGGCGAGCTGGTCCTGAGTACGCTTTCCAGAAAAGCCATGCCCCTTTTGCGCTATCGCACAGGGGACCGAGCACGCATTCTTTCTGGCTTTGCGCCTCGCGGTACCCATCTGCGCCGTCTGGAGCTTGGCGGACGACTCAACGCAGGCGTCCCGCTTGCCAACGGGGCACGGCTCACTCAGTCCATGCTGGATGATGCTCTCTTGCCCCATCCAAAACTTCTCCATTTTTCATCTGAATACAGCTGGCCGCAAAACCGGCTCAGCATCTGCCCTGATCTGCTGGCCCCAACGCCCAAAGCAGAGACGGAGCTTCGAGACGCCATACTGCAACTTCCCTGCTGCAAAATGGCCCCAATCCCTGACATTCACATCATTCCCGGCAGAACAGACGGAACACTCCACGCCGGGTTTGAAAAACGAACATGTGTTTCGACTCACACGGAGGTTCAGTTCGCATGA
- a CDS encoding RrF2 family transcriptional regulator: MKLSARSRYATRLLLDLAINADNAPLKAPLLSEHTGITVQFIEQIMKPLKRAGLVTSQRGANGGHTLAKNPETITLADIVDIMEEGIQLTKCCADPAACDRSDECKARDAWLHASNALREGLAAISLADLMHSPISSHSLLSEEE; the protein is encoded by the coding sequence ATGAAATTATCCGCACGATCAAGATATGCAACTCGACTGTTGCTTGATTTGGCCATCAATGCCGACAATGCCCCGCTTAAGGCGCCGCTCCTTTCGGAGCATACAGGCATTACTGTTCAGTTTATTGAGCAGATTATGAAGCCCCTTAAACGGGCAGGGCTTGTGACGAGCCAGCGCGGTGCGAATGGTGGGCACACCCTCGCTAAAAATCCAGAAACGATTACCCTCGCCGATATTGTCGACATCATGGAAGAGGGAATTCAGCTTACTAAGTGTTGCGCTGACCCCGCAGCGTGCGATCGTTCCGATGAATGCAAGGCCCGCGATGCGTGGCTTCACGCCTCCAACGCCCTGCGCGAAGGACTTGCCGCAATCTCCCTCGCAGACCTTATGCATTCTCCAATCTCTTCTCATTCTCTCCTCTCGGAAGAAGAATAG
- a CDS encoding histidine phosphatase family protein — MIVLIRHAEPEGAFKTAFGHTDLPLSETGRRQAQELGEALKNYRADHLFVSPLTRAKDTAAPLVENWLMTPEYRPDMKEIFLGEWEGLPFEQIRHLWPEDYERRGKDLSNFAAPGGESFLQLQQRTVPELERAAGFDGTSFMVCHAGVMRVLLCYALGIPLQKLFSFMPRHAYASVLTKGRNGWVLEAFNQSPAALAQYLGCGA; from the coding sequence ATGATCGTTCTCATTCGGCACGCTGAACCAGAAGGCGCATTTAAAACCGCTTTTGGACATACAGACCTTCCTCTTTCTGAAACCGGACGGCGTCAGGCTCAGGAGCTTGGCGAAGCACTCAAGAACTACCGCGCTGACCATCTTTTTGTCAGCCCACTAACCCGCGCAAAAGACACTGCCGCCCCTCTCGTGGAAAACTGGCTCATGACTCCAGAGTATCGCCCGGACATGAAGGAAATTTTCCTTGGCGAATGGGAAGGACTTCCCTTTGAACAAATTCGGCACCTCTGGCCAGAAGACTACGAACGCCGAGGAAAAGACCTCTCGAATTTTGCAGCTCCAGGTGGGGAAAGCTTTTTGCAGCTCCAGCAACGCACGGTTCCAGAACTGGAACGGGCCGCGGGCTTTGATGGCACAAGTTTTATGGTTTGCCATGCCGGAGTCATGCGCGTTCTTCTGTGCTACGCCCTTGGCATCCCCCTGCAAAAACTCTTTAGCTTTATGCCCCGTCACGCCTATGCCTCCGTACTCACCAAGGGGCGCAACGGCTGGGTTCTCGAAGCATTTAACCAGTCACCAGCTGCCCTCGCCCAGTATCTGGGCTGCGGGGCATAA
- a CDS encoding DVU_1551 family NTP transferase, with protein sequence MKIYGIVVAAGYSSRMGRLKALLPLGQRSVLERTVTALRDGGALDVFVVTGHEAERVAAAAQSCEAQVVHNPNFDSGMFSSIQAGVQALPKDCDAFFVLPVDIPLIRPCTIRALAMNFCERKAPVSIPCFQGQEGHPPLISATLIPAILAHGGTRGLRGVLSKFPHANLEMPDYGILHDLDTPDQYAWAKKRFTQREIPLPEEVTALWELAGTPHNTRKHCKAVAECACELAKWLNASRTAHDTVSPELIRAAALLHDVAKGQRSHERAGGTLLAGYGFLQISDIVGAHKDSFLPEHAPITEKELVFLADKITRGTERVTLAERYDATLERWAHDPEAVAAISARKARAQKLLQRFEHETGFCAHEQCASPS encoded by the coding sequence ATGAAAATTTACGGCATCGTCGTAGCTGCCGGATATTCAAGCCGGATGGGGCGCCTCAAGGCGCTCCTCCCGCTCGGACAGCGCAGTGTACTTGAGCGGACAGTCACCGCCCTTCGCGATGGCGGTGCTCTCGACGTCTTTGTCGTCACCGGGCACGAAGCTGAACGAGTTGCGGCCGCAGCACAATCCTGCGAGGCGCAAGTGGTTCACAACCCCAATTTTGACAGCGGCATGTTCAGTTCCATACAGGCCGGAGTTCAAGCTCTCCCCAAAGATTGTGATGCCTTTTTTGTCCTTCCTGTGGACATCCCGCTCATTCGCCCCTGCACCATCCGTGCTTTGGCCATGAATTTTTGCGAGCGCAAGGCTCCAGTGAGTATTCCCTGTTTTCAGGGGCAAGAGGGACACCCGCCGCTCATAAGCGCCACTCTGATTCCGGCTATCCTTGCCCATGGTGGAACACGAGGTCTGCGGGGAGTTCTTTCCAAATTCCCTCACGCCAATCTTGAAATGCCTGATTACGGCATTCTTCATGATCTTGACACACCAGACCAGTATGCATGGGCCAAGAAGCGTTTTACCCAGCGCGAAATCCCTCTTCCTGAGGAAGTCACCGCTCTTTGGGAACTCGCAGGAACACCGCACAACACCCGCAAGCACTGCAAGGCCGTCGCCGAATGTGCCTGCGAACTTGCAAAATGGCTCAATGCAAGCCGCACGGCGCACGACACGGTCTCTCCAGAACTCATTCGGGCCGCAGCCCTCCTGCACGATGTCGCCAAGGGACAACGCTCTCACGAACGGGCAGGCGGAACCCTGCTTGCTGGCTATGGTTTTCTGCAAATTTCGGATATTGTCGGAGCGCACAAAGACAGTTTTCTTCCAGAACATGCCCCTATCACGGAGAAAGAACTTGTCTTTTTGGCCGACAAAATCACCCGGGGCACAGAGCGGGTCACCCTTGCCGAGCGCTATGATGCCACGCTTGAGCGCTGGGCACATGACCCAGAAGCTGTTGCCGCCATTTCTGCCAGAAAAGCCCGCGCACAAAAACTTTTGCAGCGCTTTGAGCACGAAACAGGATTCTGTGCTCATGAGCAGTGCGCTTCGCCTTCCTGA
- a CDS encoding flavodoxin family protein produces the protein MYVLAINGSPRKGGNTEIMLHKALEPLKAAGWETEYVRIGGKAVRGCLACGKCFELKNNTCIQKQDVFNELMEKIVRADAIICGSPTYFADITPELKAVLDRSGMVAIANGNSLRGKIGAGVIAMRRGGGTHAFDSINHMFLMSQMIVPGSIYWNLGFGLNKEEVSGDAEAMANMEHIGQAIDWLGRAIAPVRDEYPVGKGVG, from the coding sequence ATGTATGTACTCGCAATAAATGGAAGCCCAAGAAAAGGTGGAAACACTGAAATTATGCTGCACAAGGCACTGGAGCCGCTGAAGGCCGCTGGCTGGGAAACAGAGTATGTCCGCATTGGTGGCAAGGCTGTTCGAGGCTGTCTCGCATGTGGCAAGTGTTTTGAGCTGAAAAATAATACCTGCATTCAGAAGCAGGATGTGTTTAACGAGCTGATGGAAAAGATTGTTCGGGCTGATGCCATTATCTGTGGATCTCCGACATATTTTGCAGATATTACTCCAGAGCTGAAAGCTGTGCTGGATCGCTCCGGTATGGTGGCCATTGCAAATGGCAACTCTCTGCGTGGCAAGATTGGCGCTGGTGTGATTGCTATGCGTCGCGGTGGCGGAACACACGCCTTTGATAGCATTAACCATATGTTCCTGATGTCGCAGATGATTGTTCCGGGGTCCATTTACTGGAATCTGGGCTTCGGTCTGAACAAAGAAGAAGTCTCTGGTGATGCCGAAGCTATGGCAAACATGGAACATATTGGACAGGCCATTGACTGGCTGGGCCGGGCCATTGCTCCTGTGAGGGATGAATACCCTGTTGGGAAAGGCGTTGGCTGA
- a CDS encoding methyl-accepting chemotaxis protein produces MLRNSSIQTRIMFVLCATLLLLVAGVFSFLMNSHAIRDAVIHTTEQKMLDGHKNEIQTATRTLAAALSRSLQNIETPEEQKAFIKSATEHITFGADNSGYYFAYQGTVPFSLPAKPSLEGKDLMSSTDKDGIFFVRELSKAAQSGGGFVHFTFKKPGAGNTPKLAYATPIPGSPFWIGTGVYLDTIEQEKIRLDTQLSDNVSEHLKSTLMILGAGLLLIIGFSIAVSKSIVGPIQRATVAAEAISDGNLDIKLNRIGTDEIAELERELMKMAQVLRSNMTEIQQKTQVAEEKARAAEDASAQAQEALDQARTARNEGMLTAANKLDTVVQKVIDASGRIATQSKEIQKGTENQRVSVASTATAVEEMSATVLEVARNATQAAEASHKAYSEALEGQTIVGEAIGAIEETRTKSNELNENMAELEEQAESIGTIMNVITDIADQTNLLALNAAIEAARAGEAGRGFAVVADEVRKLAEKTMAATRDVGSAIAAIQQVSNSNVQSMTEALRHLEEAVQLSGKSGEMLGGIVTAADDSAEQIRSIAAASEQQSTASDEINANIGNINNIAELNAEEVTASVTALRDLQSQTSELGHIINQLKDEAQNA; encoded by the coding sequence ATGCTTCGAAACTCTTCCATCCAAACCCGCATTATGTTTGTGCTTTGTGCCACGCTGCTACTCCTCGTCGCCGGAGTTTTCAGCTTTCTTATGAACTCTCATGCCATCAGAGATGCCGTCATCCATACCACGGAACAAAAAATGCTCGATGGCCACAAAAATGAGATTCAAACAGCAACCCGTACGCTTGCCGCTGCCCTTTCCCGTTCTCTTCAAAATATTGAAACACCAGAAGAGCAAAAAGCATTTATCAAATCTGCAACAGAACACATCACTTTTGGCGCAGACAATTCTGGCTACTACTTTGCCTATCAGGGAACTGTTCCTTTTTCTTTACCAGCCAAGCCCTCTCTCGAAGGAAAAGACCTCATGTCTTCCACCGACAAAGATGGTATCTTTTTCGTTCGTGAACTCAGCAAAGCGGCACAGTCTGGCGGTGGTTTTGTCCATTTCACGTTCAAAAAACCCGGAGCGGGAAATACCCCAAAACTCGCCTACGCAACGCCCATTCCAGGCTCTCCGTTCTGGATTGGCACAGGCGTCTACCTTGATACTATCGAACAGGAAAAAATCCGCTTAGACACCCAACTGAGTGACAATGTTTCTGAACACCTCAAATCAACGCTCATGATTTTGGGAGCAGGGCTACTCCTCATTATTGGATTTAGCATCGCCGTTTCAAAAAGCATTGTTGGCCCAATTCAGCGGGCAACAGTCGCGGCCGAAGCCATTTCTGATGGCAATCTTGATATCAAGCTCAACCGCATAGGCACTGACGAAATCGCAGAGCTGGAGCGCGAGTTGATGAAAATGGCTCAGGTTCTGCGCAGCAACATGACTGAGATTCAGCAAAAGACGCAGGTTGCAGAAGAAAAAGCCCGCGCAGCAGAGGACGCAAGCGCTCAGGCGCAGGAGGCCCTTGATCAGGCTCGTACGGCCCGCAACGAAGGCATGCTTACCGCTGCAAACAAGCTTGATACTGTTGTCCAAAAAGTCATCGATGCCTCAGGGCGCATTGCAACCCAAAGCAAAGAAATCCAGAAAGGCACAGAAAACCAGCGTGTAAGCGTTGCATCCACGGCAACAGCAGTGGAAGAAATGAGTGCCACAGTGCTTGAAGTTGCCCGCAATGCCACGCAGGCAGCCGAAGCCAGTCACAAAGCCTACTCCGAAGCCCTTGAAGGCCAGACTATTGTTGGAGAAGCGATTGGGGCGATTGAGGAAACCCGCACCAAGAGCAACGAACTCAACGAAAACATGGCCGAGCTGGAAGAACAGGCTGAGTCCATTGGGACCATCATGAATGTCATTACTGACATTGCCGACCAGACCAACCTGCTGGCCCTTAATGCGGCCATTGAAGCCGCCCGTGCGGGTGAGGCAGGCAGAGGCTTTGCCGTTGTCGCCGATGAAGTCCGCAAACTCGCCGAGAAAACAATGGCCGCAACCCGCGACGTAGGAAGTGCCATCGCAGCAATTCAGCAGGTGTCCAACAGCAATGTGCAGTCCATGACAGAAGCTCTCCGGCACCTTGAAGAAGCCGTCCAGCTCTCTGGGAAATCAGGTGAAATGCTTGGTGGCATCGTAACAGCTGCTGATGACAGTGCAGAGCAGATCAGAAGCATTGCCGCGGCATCCGAGCAACAGTCCACGGCCAGCGATGAAATCAACGCCAACATCGGCAACATCAACAACATCGCCGAGCTTAACGCCGAAGAGGTTACAGCCTCGGTCACAGCGCTCAGGGACCTCCAGAGCCAGACCTCAGAGCTGGGTCACATCATTAATCAACTCAAAGACGAAGCTCAGAACGCATAA
- a CDS encoding XdhC family aldehyde oxidoreductase maturation factor: protein MIDLLRSTASSLHAGEDLILASILDSKGSTPRSAGSAMTIHRDGHITGTVGGGIVEEQVRRAGVKMFDAGKRAAQILEFDFSNSKAAISDMICGGWVSVLLEHIPAEAAEEQLIQDALTELRQGRPAILLDKLSADSSTNEHKGLLTADALPDWAGLTAEQSAELTNSISEAIRPLVFSTESGSLVARCFHPLPSLFIFGGGHVSRPTAKLAASIGFRTVVMDDRKDFANRERFPEADEVLVLDAFKNAFEGLPVREDSFIVIVTRGHLHDKTVLAQALRTPAKYIGMIGSKKKRDAIYAALLKEGFTQADIDRCHCPIGLSIGAQTPEEIAVSINAELIADRAGVSL from the coding sequence ATGATAGATCTTCTTCGCTCCACAGCATCCTCCCTCCACGCCGGAGAGGACCTCATCCTCGCCAGCATTTTGGATAGCAAAGGCTCAACCCCTCGCTCCGCAGGCAGTGCAATGACCATCCACCGCGATGGGCACATCACTGGCACAGTTGGCGGTGGCATTGTTGAGGAACAGGTTCGCCGGGCTGGCGTCAAAATGTTTGATGCCGGAAAACGTGCTGCCCAGATTCTGGAATTTGATTTTTCCAACAGCAAGGCAGCCATCTCTGACATGATCTGCGGCGGATGGGTTTCCGTGCTGCTGGAGCATATCCCTGCCGAAGCAGCCGAGGAACAGCTGATTCAGGACGCCCTGACCGAACTGCGCCAGGGACGCCCAGCCATACTCTTGGACAAGCTTTCGGCAGACAGCAGCACAAACGAGCACAAGGGACTGCTCACGGCTGATGCCCTTCCTGACTGGGCGGGGCTTACCGCAGAACAAAGTGCAGAACTCACGAACAGCATTTCCGAAGCCATTCGTCCGCTCGTTTTTTCGACAGAAAGCGGCTCACTGGTTGCCCGCTGCTTCCACCCCTTGCCGAGCCTGTTTATTTTTGGTGGTGGCCATGTTTCGCGCCCCACGGCAAAGCTTGCGGCGAGCATCGGATTCCGCACGGTTGTCATGGATGACCGCAAAGATTTTGCCAATCGGGAGCGCTTCCCGGAAGCCGATGAAGTGCTCGTCCTCGACGCCTTCAAAAACGCCTTTGAGGGCCTCCCTGTGCGTGAAGATTCCTTTATTGTCATCGTGACCCGCGGGCACCTGCATGACAAAACGGTTCTGGCGCAAGCCCTGCGCACCCCGGCCAAATACATTGGTATGATCGGAAGTAAAAAGAAACGCGACGCCATTTATGCAGCACTGCTCAAAGAAGGCTTTACTCAGGCTGACATTGACCGCTGCCATTGCCCCATTGGTCTTTCTATTGGTGCCCAGACGCCAGAAGAAATCGCCGTCAGCATCAATGCCGAGCTGATTGCAGACCGGGCAGGTGTCTCACTATGA
- a CDS encoding metal-dependent hydrolase, translating into MSLSVTWYSHANFLLEYDGVRILIDPFFTGNPQAPCTADEIAPVDAVLVTHDHGDHVGDAVALCAKHNVPLVTIVGTAEKLQQQGVPADCIANGIGMNIGGTLEIKGVKITMTQAFHSSESGAPTGFILRFPDGTTVYHAGDTGIFSSMQLFGELYSIDVAMLPIGGVFTMDPLQAAKACELLGCSTVIPMHWGTFPVLEQNTEHFAQALAARGLNAVKMLAPEPGTAVILEK; encoded by the coding sequence ATGAGCCTTTCCGTGACATGGTACAGCCATGCAAATTTTCTTCTTGAATATGATGGCGTTCGCATTCTGATTGATCCGTTTTTTACTGGTAATCCTCAGGCCCCGTGTACAGCAGATGAGATTGCACCGGTTGATGCTGTGCTTGTGACCCATGACCATGGCGATCATGTTGGCGATGCTGTTGCACTGTGTGCAAAACATAATGTACCGCTGGTGACGATTGTTGGTACCGCTGAAAAGTTGCAGCAGCAGGGCGTGCCTGCGGACTGTATTGCCAACGGCATTGGGATGAACATTGGCGGAACACTGGAGATAAAGGGCGTTAAGATAACCATGACGCAGGCTTTTCATTCCAGCGAATCCGGTGCTCCGACCGGTTTTATCCTGCGCTTCCCGGATGGAACAACAGTTTACCACGCTGGGGATACGGGTATTTTCTCGTCCATGCAGCTTTTTGGTGAATTGTACTCTATTGATGTTGCCATGCTGCCGATTGGCGGCGTGTTCACAATGGACCCATTGCAGGCCGCCAAAGCCTGTGAACTGCTGGGCTGCTCAACCGTGATTCCAATGCACTGGGGCACCTTCCCGGTGCTGGAGCAGAATACAGAGCATTTTGCGCAGGCGCTTGCTGCCCGTGGGCTGAATGCGGTGAAGATGCTGGCACCAGAACCGGGAACGGCAGTGATTCTGGAAAAATAG
- the uvrC gene encoding excinuclease ABC subunit UvrC yields the protein MYEFHSANFPLTPGVYLMKDVQGRIIYVGKAKRLRTRLASYFRNEERQTPKTRIMVSKISAVETLNTATEKEALLLEASLIKKHRPRYNIVLRDDKQYVLMKLSKRQEFPRLVMTRRVVRDGSLYYGPFTSAHAARQTWKLMGRMFPLRKCGDKMFRNRIRPCLYYHIGQCLGPCVHHVSTETYSAIVRQVELFLSGRTGELATQLRQKMLAASDALDFEQAAQYRDQLKAIEATVEQQSVVLSTGSNLDVLGLAETVKGLGLALLFIRQGRLIGKKAHFWSGLGLEEGEEAVRGFLSQFYSKSRFIPERILLPWELDDDTIQHVLEDFRQGPVSLRAPRSGAEKKLVELARANAAQAAPRETDDPLDLRLQRALRLASPPRRVECVDISHLGGQGMRSGCVVFEDGQPVPSQYRTYLFEELEGSGDDYAALAAWAVRRAQSEGPQPDFVLVDGGKGQVSAVSRALKDAGFEGIWPFAGIAKASAEDRQGPDRRAGVLDDRIFLPGRKNPLPIRPGSPELLFLQRIRDAAHDFVIGRQRQGRKKRMLQSELSSIPGIGPAMARQLWEHFGSIDAMCKASVVEIMELPGFGPKKAESLYTALQHLKKVSS from the coding sequence ATGTACGAATTCCATTCTGCAAATTTTCCCCTCACTCCCGGCGTCTATCTGATGAAAGATGTGCAGGGGCGCATCATTTATGTCGGCAAGGCAAAGCGACTGCGGACTAGGCTTGCGTCATATTTTCGGAATGAGGAGCGTCAGACTCCAAAAACTCGGATTATGGTGAGCAAGATTAGCGCGGTTGAGACTCTCAACACCGCAACCGAGAAGGAAGCCCTGCTCCTGGAAGCAAGTCTGATTAAGAAGCATCGGCCTCGGTACAACATCGTTTTGCGGGATGATAAGCAGTATGTCTTGATGAAGTTGTCCAAGCGGCAGGAGTTCCCTCGGCTTGTGATGACGCGGCGCGTTGTTCGTGACGGGTCATTATATTATGGGCCATTTACCTCAGCTCACGCGGCCCGGCAGACTTGGAAGCTTATGGGGCGCATGTTTCCGCTACGAAAATGCGGAGACAAAATGTTTCGGAACAGAATTCGCCCATGTCTCTATTATCATATAGGGCAGTGCCTCGGCCCCTGCGTTCATCATGTTTCGACTGAGACCTATTCTGCAATTGTCCGGCAGGTTGAGCTTTTTCTCTCTGGGCGGACTGGTGAGCTTGCAACTCAGCTCCGGCAGAAGATGCTTGCTGCTTCTGATGCGTTGGATTTTGAGCAGGCTGCCCAGTACCGGGATCAGCTCAAGGCGATTGAGGCGACGGTCGAGCAGCAGTCTGTTGTGCTAAGCACAGGTTCTAATCTTGATGTGCTTGGTCTTGCTGAGACCGTGAAAGGACTTGGTTTGGCTCTGCTTTTTATTCGACAGGGCAGGCTCATTGGCAAAAAAGCACATTTTTGGTCTGGGCTTGGTCTTGAAGAGGGGGAAGAGGCTGTTCGCGGCTTTTTATCACAGTTCTATTCAAAAAGTCGTTTTATTCCAGAGCGTATTCTCTTGCCTTGGGAGCTTGATGACGACACCATTCAGCACGTTCTCGAAGATTTTCGGCAGGGTCCTGTTTCGCTTCGCGCCCCTCGTTCTGGTGCAGAAAAGAAGCTTGTTGAGTTAGCCCGAGCCAATGCTGCGCAGGCTGCCCCCCGTGAAACAGATGATCCCCTGGACCTTCGGCTCCAGCGTGCCCTTCGTCTTGCCTCGCCACCTCGCCGGGTTGAATGTGTGGATATTTCCCATCTTGGCGGGCAGGGTATGCGTTCGGGCTGTGTGGTTTTTGAGGATGGCCAGCCCGTTCCTTCTCAGTATCGGACTTATCTTTTTGAGGAGCTTGAAGGTTCAGGTGATGACTATGCGGCTCTTGCTGCGTGGGCCGTTCGGCGTGCGCAGTCAGAAGGGCCTCAGCCTGATTTTGTTTTGGTGGATGGAGGAAAAGGGCAGGTTTCTGCCGTCTCGCGGGCTTTAAAAGATGCCGGTTTTGAGGGAATTTGGCCTTTTGCAGGCATAGCAAAAGCTTCCGCCGAAGATCGGCAGGGTCCAGACAGGCGAGCTGGTGTTTTGGATGATCGGATTTTTCTCCCAGGCCGAAAGAATCCGCTCCCCATCCGGCCAGGAAGCCCAGAGCTTTTATTTTTACAGCGCATCCGTGATGCTGCGCATGATTTTGTTATTGGGCGGCAGCGTCAGGGACGAAAGAAACGAATGTTACAGAGTGAACTGTCGAGTATTCCCGGGATTGGTCCGGCTATGGCTCGGCAACTTTGGGAACATTTTGGTTCCATTGATGCAATGTGCAAAGCCTCCGTCGTTGAGATTATGGAATTGCCAGGCTTTGGCCCAAAGAAAGCTGAGTCACTTTATACAGCTCTTCAGCATTTGAAGAAGGTTTCTTCATAA
- a CDS encoding UbiX family flavin prenyltransferase, whose translation MTAQKKSTGVARRRIVLAVTGASGSPYAVTLARALGENPEIELHCIVSDAAKYVLHEELGEDVESITQYADAVYTQRDIGAGPASGSWRHDGMIVCPCSMASLAAIATGLASNLIHRAADVTLKERRRLVLVPRETPFNRIHLENMLRVEQAGAVIMPPCPAFYLKARTIQDLLNHFCGRVLDMMDIEHELSGRWNTPTEEEPPL comes from the coding sequence ATGACAGCACAAAAAAAATCGACGGGAGTAGCGCGCCGAAGGATCGTGCTCGCGGTAACGGGAGCCAGTGGCAGTCCGTACGCGGTCACACTTGCGCGTGCTCTTGGTGAGAATCCTGAGATTGAGTTGCACTGTATTGTTTCTGATGCAGCGAAATACGTTCTGCACGAGGAGCTTGGTGAAGATGTTGAGAGTATCACGCAATATGCGGATGCAGTGTATACGCAGCGTGATATAGGGGCAGGTCCGGCGAGTGGTTCGTGGCGACACGATGGTATGATCGTGTGCCCATGCTCAATGGCATCGCTTGCAGCTATCGCAACGGGACTCGCATCAAATCTGATCCACCGTGCGGCAGACGTGACGCTCAAGGAGCGGCGTCGGCTGGTGCTGGTTCCTCGGGAGACCCCGTTTAATCGAATTCATCTAGAAAACATGCTGCGGGTGGAGCAGGCAGGCGCTGTTATTATGCCGCCGTGCCCTGCTTTTTATCTGAAAGCCCGAACGATACAGGATTTGCTGAATCATTTTTGTGGTCGAGTGCTGGACATGATGGACATAGAACACGAACTTTCTGGCCGCTGGAATACCCCGACAGAAGAGGAGCCTCCTTTATGA